A region from the Diadema setosum chromosome 17, eeDiaSeto1, whole genome shotgun sequence genome encodes:
- the LOC140241076 gene encoding 1-acyl-sn-glycerol-3-phosphate acyltransferase alpha-like, whose protein sequence is MRREGDLGAGGGGRDGNEEGVWWLTKYGEYLQLPLFGIAVKRKGCQYPDGPCVIVCNHQSALDSVVMMHEEIWPGDCVVIMKNSMKYSGPFGLCLVLAGTIFVNRKNSASAKEMMRSAADAIQENKYRVWIFPEGTRKLSMKGKIEEHFLPFKKGAFNLAVMAQVPIVPVVFSSQEKFFSVHRHIFEPGETTATILPAVSTEGMTLEDVPRLTDEVRTKMLEAFTSH, encoded by the exons GTGGCTGACGAAATATGGAGAATATCTGCAACTCCCGCTGTTTGGGATCGCTGTCAAGAGGAAGGGATGCCAATACCCAGACGGGCCGTGCGTGATCGTGTGCAACCACCAGAGCGCCTTAGATAGTGTCG TTATGATGCACGAGGAGATCTGGCCGGGAGACTGCGTTGTGATCATGAAGAATTCGATGAAATACTCAGGACCCTTCGGCCTTTGCCTCGTTCTGGCGGGAACGATATTCGTGAACCGGAAGAACTCCGCCAGCGCCAAGGAGATGATGCGCAGCGCGGCAGATGCGATACAAGAAAACAAG TATCGAGTGTGGATCTTCCCGGAAGGCACCAGGAAGCTGTCTATGAAGGGGAAAATTGAGGAACATTTCTTGCCATTTAAGAAGGGGGCCTTTAACTTGGCTGTCATGGCACAG GTTCCCATAGTGCCAGTGGTATTTTCTTCGCAAGAAAAATTCTTCAGCGTACACAGGCATATTTTCGAACCAG GTGAAACCACTGCAACCATTCTTCCAGCAGTTTCCACAGAGGGTATGACGCTTGAAGATGTGCCACGACTCACAGATGAAGTGCGAACTAAAATGCTAGAGGCTTTTACAAGCCACTAG